One part of the Arabidopsis thaliana chromosome 1 sequence genome encodes these proteins:
- the HTH gene encoding Glucose-methanol-choline (GMC) oxidoreductase family protein (HOTHEAD (HTH); CONTAINS InterPro DOMAIN/s: Glucose-methanol-choline oxidoreductase, N-terminal (InterPro:IPR000172), Glucose-methanol-choline oxidoreductase (InterPro:IPR012132), Glucose-methanol-choline oxidoreductase, C-terminal (InterPro:IPR007867); BEST Arabidopsis thaliana protein match is: Glucose-methanol-choline (GMC) oxidoreductase family protein (TAIR:AT1G12570.1); Has 10392 Blast hits to 10274 proteins in 1087 species: Archae - 4; Bacteria - 3747; Metazoa - 796; Fungi - 1463; Plants - 312; Viruses - 12; Other Eukaryotes - 4058 (source: NCBI BLink).), with protein sequence MALKLFLFALLLCLPTSLSSTASKGKEKKSKFNPYRYTFIDKASTFSSSSSSSFSSNGQDSSYDYIVIGGGTAGCPLAATLSQNFSVLVLERGGVPFTNANVSFLRNFHIGLADISASSASQAFVSTDGVYNARARVLGGGSCINAGFYSRADAAFVKRAGWDPKLVKESYPWVEREIVHQPKLTLWQKALRDSLLEVGVRPFNGFTYDHVSGTKIGGTIFDRFGRRHTAAELLAYANPQKLRVLIYATVQKIVFDTSGTRPRVTGVIFKDEKGNQHQALLSNRKGSEVILSSGAIGSPQMLMLSGIGPKKELQRLKIPVVLENEHVGKGMADNPMNTILVPSKAPIEQSLIQTVGITKMGVYVEASTGFGQSPESIHTHYGIMSNKNELFSTIPAKQRRPEATQAYITRNKYQLHEAFNGSFILEKLAYPISRGHLSLVNTNVDDNPSVTFNYFKHPVDLQRCVEAIRLVSKVVTSNRFLNYTQCDKQNVHKMLSLSVKANINLRPKQLNDTKSMAQFCKDTVVTIWHYHGGCLVGKVVSPNRKVLGVDRLRVIDGSTFDESPGTNPQATMMMMGRYMGVKILRERLGNKAGV encoded by the exons ATGGCTCTCAAGCTCTTtctctttgctcttcttctctgtctccCGACTTCTCTCTCCTCCACTGCCTCTAAAG gtaaagagaagaagtcGAAGTTTAATCCATACAGATACACATTCATCGATAAAGCAAGCacattctcatcatcttcctcatcttcattttcatcCAACGGTCAAGATTCGTCCTACGACTACATAGTCATCGGAGGTGGAACCGCAGGGTGTCCTCTCGCCGCAACGTTGTCGCAGAATTTCAGCGTTCTTGTTTTAGAGAGAGGTGGCGTTCCGTTTACAAACGCAAACGTTTCTTTCCTCAGGAATTTTCACATCGGACTTGCTGACATTTCAGCTTCTTCCGCGTCTCAAGCGTTTGTTTCCACTGACGGCGTTTACAACGCCCGTGCTAGAGTTCTCGGTGGCGGTTCCTGTATTAACGCCGGTTTTTACTCCAGAGCCGATGCTGC GTTCGTGAAGCGAGCAGGATGGGATCCGAAGCTGGTGAAGGAGTCGTATCCATGggtggagagagagattgttcATCAGCCAAAGTTAACGTTATGGCAGAAAGCTCTCAGAGACAGTCTTTTAGAGGTTGGAGTCAGACCTTTCAATGGTTTCACTTACGATCACGTTTCCGGAACCAAAATCGGCGGTACAATTTTCGACAGATTCGGCCGTCGTCACACCGCGGCGGAGCTTCTCGCTTACGCTAATCCTCAGAAGCTTAGAGTCTTGATCTACGCCACCGTGCAAAAAATCGTCTTTGACACTTCTG GAACAAGGCCTCGAGTAACAGGAGTAATATTCAAAGATGAGAAAGGTAATCAACACCAGGCTTTACTCTCGAATAGAAAGGGAAGTGAAGTGATCTTATCTAGTGGAGCTATTGGGTCACCACAGATGCTGATGTTAAGTGGGATTGGACCTAAGAAGGAGCTTCAGAGGCTGAAGATTCCTGTGGTTTTAGAGAATGAGCATGTAGGAAAAGGAATGGCTGATAATCCCATGAACACGATCTTGGTGCCTTCAAAGGCGCCTATAGAGCAGTCACTTATTCAGACTGTTGGAATTACAAAGATGGGTGTGTATGTTGAAGCCAGTACTGGCTTTGGGCAATCTCCTGAGAGTATTCATACTCACTATGGGATTATGTCGAACAAG AATGAATTGTTTTCCACCATTCCTGCAAAGCAGAGAAGACCAGAAGCAACGCAAGCTTACatcacaagaaacaaataccAACTTCACGAAGCATTCAATGGAAGTTTCATCTTGGAGAAACTTGCTTACCCGATCTCTAGAGGGCATTTGAGCTTGGTCAACACAAATGTTGATGACAACCCTTCAGTCACCTTCAATTACTTTAAACACCCGGTGGATCTCCAACGCTGTGTTGAAGCCATTCGTCTTGTTTCCAAAGTGGTGACGTCTAACCGTTTCTTAAACTACACGCAGTGTGACAAGCAAAACGTACACAAGATGCTTAGCTTAAGCGTCAAGGCAAACATCAATCTAAGGCCAAAGCAACTGAACGATACCAAATCAATGGCTCAGTTCTGCAAAGACACTGTTGTCACAATCTGGCACTACCATGGTGGATGTCTTGTGGGTAAAGTTGTGAGCCCTAACCGCAAAGTTCTTGGTGTCGACAGGCTCAGAGTTATTGATGGTTCAACGTTTGACGAGTCTCCAGGAACCAACCCGCAAGCTactatgatgatgatgggaag ATACATGGGAGTCAAGATTCTTCGGGAGAGACTTGGAAACAAAGCTGGTGTTTAG
- the LBD7 gene encoding LOB domain-containing protein 7 (LOB domain-containing protein 7 (LBD7); CONTAINS InterPro DOMAIN/s: Lateral organ boundaries, LOB (InterPro:IPR004883); BEST Arabidopsis thaliana protein match is: LOB domain-containing protein 22 (TAIR:AT3G13850.1); Has 893 Blast hits to 889 proteins in 33 species: Archae - 0; Bacteria - 2; Metazoa - 5; Fungi - 0; Plants - 865; Viruses - 0; Other Eukaryotes - 21 (source: NCBI BLink).) — MSLSTFSGGSTTACAACKHQRKKCKKNCILARYFPQDGTNKFLNAHKLFGVSNITKMLKRIEESQRDIAMENLIYHANARALDPVGGVYRTICDLKCKIEFVQTELNLTRQQIDMCRSLAQEQHRQRQNLPYRCNSFESLLQQDGDEYVNVDGLDHQNMQQQQEMQQQQQNPSNYDMFLEMPEQTSKVKLEEEKISDQRKNNLMRQILMSSAII; from the coding sequence ATGTCCTTAAGCACTTTCTCCGGTGGTTCCACCACAGCTTGCGCTGCCTGcaaacaccaaagaaaaaagtgtaAGAAAAACTGTATTCTCGCTCGTTATTTCCCACAAGATGGCACAAATAAGTTTCTAAACGCTCATAAACTGTTTGGAGTAAGCAACATCACCAAGATGCTCAAGAGAATCGAAGAATCTCAACGAGACATCGCTATGGAGAATCTTATCTACCACGCTAATGCTCGTGCCCTAGATCCAGTAGGAGGGGTTTACAGGACAATCTGTGATCTTAAGTGCAAGATCGAGTTTGTTCAGACTGAGCTTAACTTAACTCGTCAGCAAATCGATATGTGTCGCTCTCTAGCTCAGGAGCAGCATAGGCAAAGGCAAAATCTTCCATATCGCTGCAATTCCTTCGAAAGTCTATTACAACAAGACGGAGATGAATACGTTAATGTGGATGGTTTAGATCATCAGAAcatgcaacaacaacaagagatgcagcagcagcaacagaaTCCGTCAAACTACGATATGTTTTTGGAGATGCCTGAACAAACCAGCAAAGTAAAGCTTGAGGAGGAAAAAATCTCTGACCAGAGAAAAAACAATCTCATGAGGCAGATACTCATGTCGTCGGCAATCATATAA
- the HTH gene encoding Glucose-methanol-choline (GMC) oxidoreductase family protein (HOTHEAD (HTH); CONTAINS InterPro DOMAIN/s: Glucose-methanol-choline oxidoreductase, N-terminal (InterPro:IPR000172), Glucose-methanol-choline oxidoreductase (InterPro:IPR012132), Glucose-methanol-choline oxidoreductase, C-terminal (InterPro:IPR007867); BEST Arabidopsis thaliana protein match is: Glucose-methanol-choline (GMC) oxidoreductase family protein (TAIR:AT1G12570.1); Has 1244 Blast hits to 1228 proteins in 249 species: Archae - 2; Bacteria - 759; Metazoa - 27; Fungi - 277; Plants - 135; Viruses - 3; Other Eukaryotes - 41 (source: NCBI BLink).) has protein sequence MALKLFLFALLLCLPTSLSSTASKGKEKKSKFNPYRYTFIDKASTFSSSSSSSFSSNGQDSSYDYIVIGGGTAGCPLAATLSQNFSVLVLERGGVPFTNANVSFLRNFHIGLADISASSASQAFVSTDGVYNARARVLGGGSCINAGFYSRADAAFVKRAGWDPKLVKESYPWVEREIVHQPKLTLWQKALRDSLLEVGVRPFNGFTYDHVSGTKIGGTIFDRFGRRHTAAELLAYANPQKLRVLIYATVQKIVFDTSGTRPRVTGVIFKDEKGNQHQALLSNRKGSEVILSSGAIGSPQMLMLSGIGPKKELQRLKIPVVLENEHVGKGMADNPMNTILVPSKAPIEQSLIQTVGITKMGVYVEASTGFGQSPESIHTHYGIMSNKNELFSTIPAKQRRPEATQAYITRNKYQLHEAFNGSFILEKLAYPISRGHLSLVNTNVDDNPSVTFNYFKHPCDKQNVHKMLSLSVKANINLRPKQLNDTKSMAQFCKDTVVTIWHYHGGCLVGKVVSPNRKVLGVDRLRVIDGSTFDESPGTNPQATMMMMGRYMGVKILRERLGNKAGV, from the exons ATGGCTCTCAAGCTCTTtctctttgctcttcttctctgtctccCGACTTCTCTCTCCTCCACTGCCTCTAAAG gtaaagagaagaagtcGAAGTTTAATCCATACAGATACACATTCATCGATAAAGCAAGCacattctcatcatcttcctcatcttcattttcatcCAACGGTCAAGATTCGTCCTACGACTACATAGTCATCGGAGGTGGAACCGCAGGGTGTCCTCTCGCCGCAACGTTGTCGCAGAATTTCAGCGTTCTTGTTTTAGAGAGAGGTGGCGTTCCGTTTACAAACGCAAACGTTTCTTTCCTCAGGAATTTTCACATCGGACTTGCTGACATTTCAGCTTCTTCCGCGTCTCAAGCGTTTGTTTCCACTGACGGCGTTTACAACGCCCGTGCTAGAGTTCTCGGTGGCGGTTCCTGTATTAACGCCGGTTTTTACTCCAGAGCCGATGCTGC GTTCGTGAAGCGAGCAGGATGGGATCCGAAGCTGGTGAAGGAGTCGTATCCATGggtggagagagagattgttcATCAGCCAAAGTTAACGTTATGGCAGAAAGCTCTCAGAGACAGTCTTTTAGAGGTTGGAGTCAGACCTTTCAATGGTTTCACTTACGATCACGTTTCCGGAACCAAAATCGGCGGTACAATTTTCGACAGATTCGGCCGTCGTCACACCGCGGCGGAGCTTCTCGCTTACGCTAATCCTCAGAAGCTTAGAGTCTTGATCTACGCCACCGTGCAAAAAATCGTCTTTGACACTTCTG GAACAAGGCCTCGAGTAACAGGAGTAATATTCAAAGATGAGAAAGGTAATCAACACCAGGCTTTACTCTCGAATAGAAAGGGAAGTGAAGTGATCTTATCTAGTGGAGCTATTGGGTCACCACAGATGCTGATGTTAAGTGGGATTGGACCTAAGAAGGAGCTTCAGAGGCTGAAGATTCCTGTGGTTTTAGAGAATGAGCATGTAGGAAAAGGAATGGCTGATAATCCCATGAACACGATCTTGGTGCCTTCAAAGGCGCCTATAGAGCAGTCACTTATTCAGACTGTTGGAATTACAAAGATGGGTGTGTATGTTGAAGCCAGTACTGGCTTTGGGCAATCTCCTGAGAGTATTCATACTCACTATGGGATTATGTCGAACAAG AATGAATTGTTTTCCACCATTCCTGCAAAGCAGAGAAGACCAGAAGCAACGCAAGCTTACatcacaagaaacaaataccAACTTCACGAAGCATTCAATGGAAGTTTCATCTTGGAGAAACTTGCTTACCCGATCTCTAGAGGGCATTTGAGCTTGGTCAACACAAATGTTGATGACAACCCTTCAGTCACCTTCAATTACTTTAAACACCCG TGTGACAAGCAAAACGTACACAAGATGCTTAGCTTAAGCGTCAAGGCAAACATCAATCTAAGGCCAAAGCAACTGAACGATACCAAATCAATGGCTCAGTTCTGCAAAGACACTGTTGTCACAATCTGGCACTACCATGGTGGATGTCTTGTGGGTAAAGTTGTGAGCCCTAACCGCAAAGTTCTTGGTGTCGACAGGCTCAGAGTTATTGATGGTTCAACGTTTGACGAGTCTCCAGGAACCAACCCGCAAGCTactatgatgatgatgggaag ATACATGGGAGTCAAGATTCTTCGGGAGAGACTTGGAAACAAAGCTGGTGTTTAG